Proteins found in one Vagococcus carniphilus genomic segment:
- a CDS encoding polyprenyl synthetase family protein, with the protein MQIHSMWDDYPTLKKDLAKTLDLMSSSIDLPNKEIEQTIIELFHSGGKLLRPAYLLLFSAFGKNTDKKKSIALAAAMETLHTATLIHDDIIDEAEVRRGVTTLQTKFDKDVAVYSGDYLFIVCFKLLAKYTDSLRSIKLNTASMEKVLLGELGQMNTRYRIDITVDEYIQNISGKTAELFALSCFLGCYENGGSTKLASNCREIGKSIGLAFQIVDDILDYSQTEETIGKPVLEDVKQGVYSLPLICALEENKAFFEPILIKKDQMTDEDTRVIHEGVITYGGVEKAYQLADHYTQTALDLIQQLPNNKANTKQTIFDITKQILTREN; encoded by the coding sequence ATGCAAATTCATTCCATGTGGGATGATTATCCTACATTAAAAAAAGATTTAGCTAAAACCTTAGATTTAATGTCTTCCTCAATTGATTTACCTAATAAAGAAATTGAGCAAACTATTATTGAGTTGTTTCACTCTGGTGGAAAACTTCTAAGACCAGCCTATCTTCTTTTATTCTCAGCTTTTGGAAAAAATACAGATAAAAAGAAAAGCATTGCTCTTGCAGCTGCTATGGAAACACTTCATACAGCAACTCTTATTCACGATGATATCATTGATGAAGCTGAGGTAAGACGTGGTGTCACTACTCTTCAAACTAAATTCGATAAAGATGTCGCTGTTTATTCTGGTGATTATTTATTCATTGTTTGTTTTAAATTATTAGCTAAATACACAGACTCTTTAAGAAGTATCAAACTAAACACAGCTAGTATGGAAAAAGTTCTTCTTGGAGAACTGGGACAAATGAATACTCGTTATCGTATCGATATTACAGTTGATGAGTATATTCAAAATATATCTGGAAAAACAGCTGAACTATTTGCTTTAAGTTGTTTTCTAGGCTGCTATGAAAATGGTGGTTCAACTAAATTAGCTTCTAATTGCCGTGAAATCGGTAAATCAATTGGATTAGCTTTTCAAATTGTTGATGATATTTTAGATTACTCTCAAACAGAAGAAACAATTGGTAAACCTGTTTTAGAAGATGTCAAACAAGGTGTTTATAGCCTACCTCTCATTTGTGCTTTAGAAGAAAACAAAGCTTTCTTTGAACCGATTTTAATAAAAAAAGATCAAATGACAGATGAAGATACTCGAGTTATTCATGAAGGTGTTATTACTTATGGTGGTGTAGAAAAAGCCTATCAATTAGCTGATCACTATACACAAACAGCTTTAGATTTAATTCAACAGCTACCGAATAATAAAGCTAATACGAAACAAACAATTTTTGATATTACTAAACAAATTTTAACTCGTGAAAATTAA
- a CDS encoding NAD(P)/FAD-dependent oxidoreductase — MAKTEIVVVGAGYSGIAATKMLSKKLKKNSDIHITLIDRHSYQTMMTELHEVAGGRVEPEAIQYDLQRLFCKRKNVSIVTDSVVNVDKENKVVKTEQGTYSFDYLVLAMGGEPNDFGTPGVKEHGFTLWSMDDAIKIREHIEKTVTLAAMEPDAEKRKAMLNFVVCGSGFTGIEMVGELIDWKAIIAKKNKLDPSEINLMVVEAAPTILNMLDRNDAGKAEKYLNKKGVKILKDTPIVEVADDHIVLKSGETIPTHTLIWTAGVKANSDAEEFEMESARAARLVANEFMQAKGYEDKGIYVIGDLVYFEEKENMPTPQIVQAAEQTGHCAAKNILAEINGTEKEAYKGKYDGFMVSIGSKYAVACVFDKIHMSGFFAMLMKHIINLRYFFDIRSGYYMFQYIMHEFFRIGDQRNVMRGHTSRNSNVLWSVPLRVFYGSVWLVESMKKIVGNGKVLQPGTWFGEGSWFTDNVVFPFPWLQQAADATSGASEAAEATTAASGAADAAAGAVADPTFGLSYAYGEEPMTVFKSMPKWFSSLMEFIMPNQDVALFMQKFMTIVEVLIALAIIAGLFTWLANAATIVLVVMFCLSGMFYWVNIWFLFVAFALMNGSGRAFGLDKWVIPWIQKTAGKWWYGDVKSRYGESA, encoded by the coding sequence ATGGCTAAAACAGAGATTGTTGTAGTCGGTGCTGGATATTCAGGGATAGCAGCTACAAAAATGTTATCTAAGAAGCTGAAGAAAAATAGCGACATCCATATCACTTTAATCGATCGTCATTCATACCAAACAATGATGACTGAGTTACACGAAGTTGCAGGTGGGCGTGTTGAACCTGAAGCAATCCAATATGACTTACAAAGATTATTCTGTAAAAGAAAAAATGTTAGCATCGTCACTGACTCAGTGGTTAACGTTGACAAAGAAAACAAAGTTGTAAAAACAGAACAAGGCACTTATTCATTTGATTATTTAGTTCTAGCTATGGGTGGAGAACCTAACGACTTTGGAACACCTGGTGTTAAAGAACATGGTTTCACTTTATGGTCAATGGATGACGCAATCAAAATCCGTGAACATATCGAAAAAACAGTTACTTTAGCTGCTATGGAACCAGATGCAGAAAAACGCAAAGCAATGTTAAACTTTGTTGTCTGTGGTTCTGGATTCACAGGAATCGAAATGGTCGGAGAATTAATCGACTGGAAAGCAATTATTGCTAAGAAAAACAAACTTGATCCAAGCGAAATTAACTTAATGGTCGTTGAAGCAGCTCCTACAATCTTAAACATGTTAGATCGTAATGACGCTGGTAAAGCTGAAAAATATTTAAATAAAAAAGGTGTTAAAATCTTAAAAGATACACCAATCGTTGAAGTAGCTGATGATCACATTGTTCTTAAATCTGGTGAAACAATTCCAACTCATACTTTAATCTGGACTGCTGGTGTTAAAGCTAACAGTGACGCTGAAGAATTTGAAATGGAATCAGCTCGTGCTGCTCGTTTAGTAGCTAACGAATTCATGCAAGCTAAAGGTTATGAAGATAAAGGAATCTACGTAATCGGAGATTTAGTTTACTTTGAAGAAAAAGAAAACATGCCAACACCTCAAATTGTTCAGGCCGCTGAACAAACTGGTCATTGTGCAGCAAAAAATATTTTAGCAGAAATCAATGGAACTGAAAAAGAAGCTTACAAAGGTAAATATGACGGTTTCATGGTTTCAATTGGTTCTAAATACGCTGTAGCTTGTGTCTTTGATAAGATTCACATGAGTGGATTCTTCGCAATGTTAATGAAACATATCATTAACTTACGTTACTTCTTTGATATTCGCTCAGGTTACTATATGTTCCAATACATTATGCACGAATTCTTCAGAATTGGTGATCAACGAAATGTCATGCGTGGACATACATCTCGTAATAGTAACGTTTTATGGTCTGTTCCTCTACGTGTTTTCTATGGTTCAGTTTGGTTAGTTGAATCAATGAAAAAAATAGTTGGTAATGGTAAAGTTTTACAACCAGGTACTTGGTTTGGTGAAGGTTCATGGTTTACAGATAACGTTGTCTTCCCATTCCCTTGGTTGCAACAAGCAGCTGATGCAACAAGTGGTGCAAGTGAAGCAGCTGAAGCGACAACTGCAGCAAGTGGTGCAGCCGACGCAGCAGCTGGAGCCGTTGCTGATCCTACATTTGGTTTAAGCTATGCTTACGGTGAAGAACCTATGACAGTCTTTAAATCTATGCCTAAATGGTTCTCTTCTCTTATGGAATTTATTATGCCTAACCAAGACGTTGCTTTATTCATGCAAAAATTCATGACAATTGTTGAAGTTTTAATTGCCTTAGCGATTATTGCTGGTTTATTTACATGGTTAGCTAATGCAGCTACTATTGTTTTAGTTGTTATGTTCTGTCTATCAGGTATGTTCTACTGGGTTAACATTTGGTTCTTATTTGTAGCCTTTGCACTGATGAATGGTTCAGGACGCGCCTTTGGTTTAGATAAATGGGTGATTCCTTGGATTCAGAAAACTGCTGGCAAGTGGTGGTATGGTGATGTTAAATCACGATACGGTGAGAGTGCTTAA
- a CDS encoding Gx transporter family protein: protein MNKNKKLIYIALLVAQGVIIGLLENMIPFPFAFAPGAKLGLANLITIIAIFTMPVKDSFLLVILRLFLTTLLGGTVSTLLYSAAGAILSYLGMLLLKQLGPNKISTIGISAFGGFLHNVGQLVVASWIARSWNVMLYLPVLSWIGILAGIAIGIAANYVMEHVKTIQEFKLDYE from the coding sequence ATGAATAAAAATAAAAAATTAATCTATATAGCCTTACTTGTCGCCCAAGGAGTTATTATTGGATTACTCGAAAATATGATTCCATTTCCATTTGCTTTTGCTCCTGGTGCTAAACTTGGATTAGCTAATTTGATTACCATCATCGCCATTTTTACGATGCCTGTAAAGGACAGTTTTCTCTTAGTTATTCTTAGATTATTTCTAACAACTCTACTAGGTGGAACTGTTTCGACTTTACTTTATAGTGCAGCCGGTGCTATTCTTAGCTACCTTGGGATGCTTTTATTGAAACAACTTGGACCAAATAAAATTAGTACCATTGGTATTAGTGCTTTTGGTGGCTTTTTACATAATGTCGGCCAATTAGTCGTCGCCAGTTGGATTGCAAGGTCGTGGAATGTTATGCTCTATTTACCTGTCCTCTCCTGGATTGGTATTCTAGCAGGAATCGCTATTGGCATTGCAGCTAATTATGTCATGGAACATGTCAAAACAATTCAAGAATTCAAATTAGATTACGAATAA